One part of the Asterias amurensis chromosome 11, ASM3211899v1 genome encodes these proteins:
- the LOC139943636 gene encoding uncharacterized protein, which translates to MANDRIFYTDESLHLKRKGNGVWMPEKGKSVWDSLRLDLVDKGIIGEGPYSQVKKVYSRKLNKLFAFKKISKLRAPREVVDTFLPREVTIMQQLAHERLIDMESVLVTDHYTFILMEFMPRGDLTGYINRRGHLCEEEARMLFHQLLDAVSYLHAVDVVHRDIKCDNIMLDDQYNIKLGDFGFAAMCESGEKLKEYCGSYAYTAPEILAGEPYDGKKADVWSMGVVLYAMLCGRLPYHDETLDILMENINNPHEKLLFHKKVSRDCRHFVRCMLTADPLSRASINKLKRMNWLNKPIDMSTADYKTPQSSFESMEPTPGGRPRRASLDMSMEHGFSESQREIVNEKQRPHTVTDVLRAIAVRRAFGESATDIHKHVGLKPGTHLKANDVGLTGPAGRRISIQLSHQNLPIFTGMMSQPVSAAKQQSAGRNACRASLMPDRKDSLSMLTSAARRGSLKRGSLANFQGTLRASGSQIMMSNHDLMASAISLNQNKIDKELHDMHFYMGSKVAKAAGSKRHKSAECTRRNSVFTEDIQLRTNDPNALSAAEQQTVNMFRSKCEKIIYMVA; encoded by the exons ATGGCGAACGACCGTATCTTCTACACTGATGAGTCTCTTCATCTGAAGAGGAAAGGAAATGGTGTCTGGATGCCAGAGAAAGGAAAATCCGTTTGGGATTCTCTCCGTCTGGATCTTGTGGATAAAGGGATCATTGGAGAGGGACCTTACTCACAG GTGAAGAAAGTATACTCCCGGAAACTCAACAAACTTTTCGCGTTTAAGAAAATCTCCAAACTGCGAGCACCTCGGGAGGTAGTGGATACTTTCTTGCCGAGAGAAGTGACAATCATGCAGCAGCTGGCCCACGAACGACTG ATTGATATGGAGTCAGTGTTGGTGACTGACCACTACACCTTTATCCTGATGGAGTTTATGCCGCGTGGAGACCTGACAGGATACATCAACAGACGAG GTCACCTTTGCGAGGAAGAGGCACGGATGTTGTTCCACCAGCTTCTGGATGCAGTCAGTTACTTACACGCAGTAGACGTTGTACATCGAGATATCAAATGCGATAACATCATGCTGGACGATCAGTATAACATCAAACTTGGAG ATTTTGGTTTTGCTGCGATGTGTGAGAGTGGGGAGAAACTGAAGGAGTACTGCGGATCGTACGCCTACACTGCGCCTGAGATTCTAGCCGGGGAACCCTACGATGGCAAGAAAGCTGATGTATGGAGTATGG GTGTTGTGTTGTATGCTATGTTGTGTGGCCGGCTACCATACCACGATGAAACGCTGGACATCCTCATGGAAAACATTAACAACCCACACGAAAAGTTACTCTTCCACAAGAAAGTTTCCAGAG atTGCCGACATTTCGTACGTTGCATGTTGACTGCTGATCCTCTGTCCAGAGCAAGCATCAATAAACTGAAGCGAATGAACTGGTTGAATAAACCCATCGATATGTCGACAGCTGACTACAAGACTCCCCAGTCCTCTTTCGAATCTATGG AACCAACCCCTGGCGGCAGGCCTCGACGCGCCTCTCTCGACATGAGTATGGAACATGGATTCTCAGAAAGCCAAAGAGAGATAGTGAACgaaaaacagcgccctcatacTGTCACCGACGTACTCCGTGCAATTGCTGTCCGACGAGC TTTTGGCGAGAGTGCGACCGATATCCACAAGCATGTTGGACTCAAACCAGGGACTCATCTTAAGGCAAACGATGTTGGTTTGACGGGACCGGCTGGTCGCAGGATCAGCATTCAGCTCAGTCATCAAAACT TACCAATATTTACAGGTATGATGTCACAACCAGTTTCAGCAGCCAAGCAGCAGTCCGCTGGTCGTAACGCCTGCCGTGCCAGCCTCATGCCCGACCGTAAAGACAGTCTCTCAATGCTCACATCAGCAGCGCGTCGTGGCAGCCTCAAGCGCGGCTCGCTGGCTAATTTCCAAGGCACCCTCCGAGCGAGTGGTTCCCAAATCATGATGTCCAATCACGATCTGATGGCATCGGCCATCAGTCTCAATCAGAACAAGATAGACAAGGAGCTCCACGACATGCATTTTTACATGGGGTCCAAAGTGGCCAAAGCTGCCGGGTCCAAGCGCCACAAGTCAGCCGAGTGTACCCGCCGGAATTCGGTCTTCACCGAGGACATCCAACTGCGGACAAACGATCCGAACGCACTGAGTGCGGCTGAGCAACAAACCGTCAATATGTTCAGGTCAAAGTGTGAGAAAATTATATATATGGTTGCTTAA